From a single Methylosinus sp. H3A genomic region:
- a CDS encoding efflux RND transporter periplasmic adaptor subunit — protein MKPPLSLPAGWRAKRPSPLVALATLAALAAGYYVARPWFVGENGAKESAASATAGKREGRRRGFDGPISITATPVRVADVPVTIDAVGTAQALNTVTVRTQVDGRLIKLAFDEGQNVKKGDIVALIDPTLYQAAYDQAVAKKAQDEANLANARVDVTRYKKLAASNFGSQQQFATQESLVTQLEAQIRADQGAIDNAKATLDYATIRSPIDGRTGIRLVDVGNILHSSDATGIVVITQLQPIYVVFTVPQQFLPAVQKAQTRAPAPAAALGSDNSSVLDSGVVSVIDNQIDQTTGTVKIKATFENKALALWPGQFVNVRLTVDVLHEARVVPSSAIQRGPNGAFVYVLNEDETVSMKPVTIGRQDEVQAVVVSGLDVGEKVATTGFSRLVDGSQTRVMEPADAAARPRKERKREADGDKRGEGSGPPQQR, from the coding sequence GTGAAACCGCCCCTCTCTCTGCCGGCCGGATGGCGGGCGAAGCGGCCCTCGCCGCTCGTCGCTCTGGCGACGCTCGCGGCGCTGGCCGCCGGCTATTACGTCGCCCGCCCCTGGTTCGTCGGCGAGAATGGGGCGAAAGAATCCGCCGCTTCCGCGACGGCCGGGAAGCGCGAGGGGCGCCGCCGCGGCTTCGATGGGCCGATCTCCATCACGGCGACGCCGGTGCGCGTCGCCGACGTGCCGGTGACGATCGACGCGGTCGGCACGGCGCAGGCGCTCAATACGGTCACCGTCCGCACGCAGGTCGACGGACGGCTGATCAAGCTCGCCTTCGACGAAGGGCAGAATGTCAAAAAGGGCGACATTGTCGCGCTCATCGATCCGACGCTCTATCAGGCCGCCTATGACCAGGCCGTCGCCAAAAAAGCGCAGGACGAAGCCAACCTCGCCAACGCCCGCGTCGATGTGACGCGCTATAAGAAGCTCGCGGCGAGCAATTTCGGCTCGCAGCAGCAATTTGCGACGCAGGAGTCTCTCGTCACCCAGCTCGAGGCGCAGATCCGCGCCGATCAGGGCGCGATCGACAACGCCAAGGCGACGCTGGACTACGCCACCATCCGCTCGCCGATCGACGGCCGCACCGGCATAAGGCTCGTCGACGTCGGCAATATTCTGCACAGCTCGGACGCCACCGGCATCGTCGTCATCACCCAGCTCCAGCCGATCTATGTCGTCTTCACCGTGCCGCAGCAGTTTCTGCCGGCCGTGCAAAAGGCGCAGACGCGCGCCCCCGCGCCGGCGGCGGCGCTCGGCTCGGACAATTCCAGCGTGCTCGACAGCGGCGTCGTGTCGGTGATCGACAATCAGATCGATCAGACGACCGGCACGGTGAAGATCAAGGCGACCTTCGAAAATAAAGCGCTGGCGCTGTGGCCCGGTCAATTCGTCAACGTCCGGTTGACGGTCGATGTGCTACATGAGGCGCGGGTCGTGCCGAGCTCGGCCATTCAACGAGGCCCCAACGGCGCCTTCGTCTATGTTCTGAACGAGGACGAGACCGTCTCCATGAAGCCGGTCACGATCGGACGTCAGGACGAGGTTCAGGCCGTCGTCGTCTCCGGCCTCGATGTGGGAGAGAAGGTCGCTACGACCGGCTTCTCGCGGCTCGTCGACGGCTCGCAGACGCGGGTGATGGAGCCGGCGGACGCCGCGGCGCGTCCGCGCAAGGAGCGCAAACGCGAGGCAGACGGCGACAAACGCGGCGAAGGCAGCGGCCCGCCGCAACAGAGGTGA
- a CDS encoding efflux transporter outer membrane subunit, with product MSLSLRRRPRPPRPLGRAAALAAATALSGCVLDWEKPEATVETPPAFKAAKTARSAPPIRAAREWSQAFGSPELTRLVEKALEQNLDIAAAVARIQQADATARINSSPLWPSLTMNDIARRTQTPATITSATSTSASTSATTTTGAAGSSLLRTRRANFLQLQLDASYEIDFWGKNQDASNAARLLAHASRFDRDVVEISTIASVVNAYFQVLTAEDRLRIARNNIKIAETVLRAIKARLDVGTATALDFSQQDSVVAQQRASVPPLEQSLRQTKNTLAVLLGAPPESSVIKGGSLTRLRFPKVSPGLPSELLLRRPDIAEAEARLESAEFSVLQARASFFPSIKITGYYGVQSVALRSLFRPEAIAWQIAGNLTQPLFDGYNLQGQYLLQQGKYAELAQTYQKQILTAFADVENALIAIQETSRQLKLQGEAAAAARRAYEVAEARLREGTIDIITLSTTETTLFQTEDALAQVRFAYFQAATSLYSALGGGWSGTTRALELATEDAAYESDKGPWP from the coding sequence TTGTCCTTGTCTCTGAGACGACGACCACGGCCGCCCCGGCCCCTCGGTCGCGCCGCGGCGCTCGCCGCCGCGACGGCGCTTTCCGGATGCGTGCTGGATTGGGAGAAGCCGGAGGCCACGGTCGAAACCCCGCCGGCCTTCAAAGCGGCCAAGACGGCGCGCTCCGCGCCGCCGATTCGCGCCGCCAGGGAATGGTCGCAGGCCTTCGGCTCGCCCGAGCTGACCCGCCTCGTCGAAAAGGCGCTCGAGCAAAATCTCGACATCGCCGCCGCCGTGGCGCGCATTCAGCAGGCCGACGCGACCGCGCGAATCAACAGCTCCCCGCTGTGGCCCTCGCTGACGATGAACGACATAGCGAGGCGCACCCAGACGCCTGCGACCATCACCAGCGCGACGAGCACCAGCGCCTCGACCAGCGCCACCACCACGACCGGGGCGGCGGGCTCGAGCTTGCTGCGCACCCGCCGCGCCAATTTCCTCCAGCTGCAGCTCGACGCGAGCTATGAGATCGACTTCTGGGGCAAGAATCAGGACGCCTCCAACGCCGCGCGGCTGCTCGCCCATGCGAGCCGCTTCGATCGCGACGTCGTCGAAATTTCCACCATCGCCTCGGTCGTGAACGCCTATTTCCAGGTGCTGACGGCGGAAGACCGGCTGCGCATCGCCCGCAACAACATCAAGATCGCCGAAACCGTGCTGAGGGCCATAAAGGCCCGGCTCGATGTCGGCACCGCCACCGCGCTCGACTTTTCGCAGCAGGATTCGGTCGTCGCGCAGCAGCGCGCCTCGGTGCCGCCGCTGGAGCAATCGCTGCGCCAGACGAAGAACACGCTGGCCGTACTGCTCGGCGCGCCGCCGGAGAGCTCCGTCATCAAGGGCGGCTCGCTGACGAGGCTGCGTTTCCCGAAAGTGTCGCCGGGTCTGCCCTCCGAGCTTCTGCTGCGCCGTCCCGACATAGCGGAGGCCGAAGCCAGGCTCGAATCGGCCGAATTCTCGGTTCTGCAGGCGCGCGCCTCCTTCTTCCCGTCGATCAAGATCACCGGCTATTACGGCGTGCAGAGCGTCGCGCTGCGCTCGCTGTTCCGCCCGGAGGCGATCGCCTGGCAGATCGCCGGCAATCTGACGCAGCCGCTTTTCGACGGCTATAATCTCCAAGGCCAATATCTGCTGCAGCAGGGCAAATACGCCGAGCTGGCGCAGACCTATCAGAAACAGATTTTGACGGCCTTTGCGGACGTCGAAAATGCGCTGATCGCCATACAAGAGACGTCTCGGCAGTTGAAGCTCCAGGGCGAAGCGGCGGCGGCGGCGCGGCGGGCCTATGAGGTCGCCGAGGCGCGGCTCCGCGAGGGCACGATCGACATCATCACGCTGTCGACGACGGAGACGACCTTGTTCCAGACCGAAGACGCGTTGGCGCAGGTGCGCTTCGCCTATTTCCAGGCGGCGACGAGCCTTTATTCGGCGCTCGGCGGCGGCTGGTCCGGAACGACCCGCGCGCTCGAGCTCGCGACCGAGGACGCCGCCTACGAATCGGACAAGGGCCCCTGGCCGTGA
- a CDS encoding DUF2147 domain-containing protein: MIKAALILLLGLSVASLAAAAPVTPEPAAATVAAEPIYGVWIRGGHQQKLEFFDCDGKLCARGVFPPPPPGQQPMLILRHAARTEPNRWKGDLYNPENGKLYIGIITLDSPTQLTLTGCLIAFLCQSESWSKMPTEPAPSQKTPTSRRRINNP, translated from the coding sequence ATGATCAAGGCGGCCCTCATCCTGCTTCTCGGTCTGTCGGTCGCCTCTCTCGCGGCGGCCGCCCCGGTTACGCCCGAGCCCGCCGCGGCGACCGTGGCGGCGGAGCCGATCTATGGCGTCTGGATTCGCGGCGGGCATCAGCAGAAGCTCGAATTCTTCGACTGCGACGGCAAGCTCTGCGCGCGCGGCGTGTTTCCGCCGCCGCCGCCCGGTCAGCAGCCGATGCTGATCCTGCGCCATGCGGCGAGGACGGAGCCCAATCGCTGGAAGGGCGATCTCTACAATCCCGAGAACGGCAAGCTCTATATCGGCATCATCACATTGGACAGCCCGACTCAGCTCACGCTCACCGGTTGCCTGATCGCCTTCTTGTGTCAGAGCGAAAGCTGGAGCAAAATGCCGACCGAGCCGGCGCCTTCGCAAAAGACGCCGACGTCGCGGCGGCGAATTAACAATCCGTAA
- a CDS encoding MMPL family transporter — translation MLEKLVAWCLRRPWTVVIVTLALTVAGAYLTATRFAIDTDTAHLFSPEVPWRANETRLYKAFPQIDDIIVAVIDAKTGEQAEKSANALRDALTGKPLISRVWRPDDNQFFRDNGILFLGSEEIRRDMSSLVAQREFLQPLAEDPSLRGLSEALLFGMKQVGSSERGLAAFAKGLDSFTDAFDAVLAGKPAKVSWEKLLAGGREPEAPSIGPSAEPRRMVLIKPIIDYSALEPGHEAVQVIRDTAKSLGLVPAEGVTVRLTGQVPLADEEFATVAENTGLNVSATLAVVTLILWAALRSKRLIFAVLVTIIAGLAMTSGLGILLIGRFNLISVAFAVLFIGLGVDFGIQFATRYREERHNIDDLPKALLAATRGIGWSLTLAAVSLLAGFFCFLPTEFRGVAELGLIAGFGMIIAYLATLTFLPALIRILGPKAEATPVQTASLASVDHWIAGHRKLVLLATAAVVLAGAPFLLHLKFDSNPMNLRDQTVESVATFLDLSKNPQTAPNKIEVLAASVPAARELAKKIAALPEVDHVTTIDELIPAAQAQKLPLLENAANQLRKVLDPTLKPAPTDEDTKKALTRAAKTIRKAGVAPKAPPGLVRFADSLDALVKASPEIRKEAQTAALSDLDRLLGELRKALAVHEITPETLPADLRDEWISADGQVRVEVTPKGDSNDREVMTRFAEAVQTLAPDAGGPPVIVAEAGKTVVDAFLQAGVLAFVAIFLILVVALRRASDVALTLGPLVLAGIMSLEAADLLGISLNFANIIALPLMFGVGVAFHIYYVIAWRKGVSDMLASSLTRAIFFSALTTGTAFGSLFLSSHPGTASMGALLAISLFFTLLAAFIIVPAFLGPPRREQEEETQTEGVGASAQPASPVQPSRGVIGS, via the coding sequence ATGTTGGAAAAGCTCGTGGCCTGGTGTCTCCGCCGGCCCTGGACGGTCGTCATTGTCACGCTCGCGCTCACCGTCGCCGGCGCCTATCTCACCGCCACGCGTTTCGCCATCGATACGGATACGGCCCATCTCTTCTCGCCCGAGGTGCCCTGGCGCGCCAATGAGACGCGCCTCTATAAAGCCTTCCCGCAGATCGACGACATCATCGTGGCGGTCATCGACGCCAAGACCGGCGAGCAGGCGGAAAAAAGCGCGAATGCGCTGCGCGACGCGCTCACCGGAAAGCCGCTCATCTCCAGGGTCTGGCGCCCCGACGACAATCAATTTTTCCGCGACAACGGCATTTTGTTCCTCGGCAGCGAGGAAATCCGCCGCGACATGAGCTCGCTCGTCGCCCAGCGCGAATTCCTGCAGCCGCTCGCCGAGGATCCGAGCCTGCGCGGCCTGTCGGAGGCGCTGCTGTTCGGGATGAAGCAGGTGGGCTCGAGCGAGCGCGGCCTCGCCGCCTTCGCCAAAGGCCTCGACAGTTTCACCGACGCCTTCGACGCCGTGCTGGCCGGCAAGCCGGCCAAAGTCTCCTGGGAGAAGCTGCTCGCCGGCGGCCGCGAGCCGGAGGCGCCCTCGATCGGCCCCAGCGCCGAGCCGCGCCGCATGGTGCTCATCAAGCCGATCATCGACTATTCCGCGCTCGAGCCCGGCCATGAGGCCGTGCAGGTCATCCGCGACACGGCCAAGTCGCTCGGCCTCGTTCCGGCCGAGGGCGTGACCGTGCGGCTCACGGGACAGGTGCCGCTCGCCGACGAGGAATTCGCCACCGTCGCCGAGAACACCGGCTTGAACGTGTCGGCGACGCTCGCCGTCGTCACGCTCATCCTGTGGGCGGCGCTGCGCTCCAAGCGGCTCATCTTCGCCGTGCTCGTCACCATCATCGCCGGCCTCGCGATGACGTCGGGCCTCGGCATATTGCTCATCGGCCGCTTCAACCTCATCTCCGTCGCCTTCGCCGTGCTGTTCATCGGGCTCGGCGTGGATTTCGGCATTCAATTCGCCACCCGTTACCGCGAGGAGCGCCACAATATCGACGATCTGCCCAAGGCTCTGTTGGCGGCGACGCGCGGCATCGGCTGGTCGTTGACGCTCGCCGCGGTTTCTCTGCTCGCCGGCTTCTTCTGCTTTCTGCCGACGGAATTCCGCGGCGTGGCCGAGCTCGGCCTCATCGCCGGCTTCGGCATGATCATCGCCTATCTCGCGACGCTCACCTTCCTGCCTGCGCTGATTCGCATTCTCGGGCCCAAGGCCGAGGCGACGCCGGTGCAGACGGCCTCGCTCGCCAGCGTCGACCATTGGATCGCCGGACATCGCAAGCTCGTGCTCCTGGCGACGGCCGCCGTCGTGCTCGCCGGCGCGCCCTTCCTGCTGCATCTGAAATTCGACTCCAATCCGATGAATCTGCGCGATCAGACCGTCGAATCGGTCGCGACCTTCCTCGATCTGTCGAAAAATCCGCAGACGGCCCCCAATAAGATCGAAGTCCTCGCCGCCTCGGTTCCGGCGGCGCGCGAGCTCGCCAAAAAAATCGCGGCGCTGCCCGAGGTCGATCACGTCACCACCATCGACGAGCTCATCCCCGCCGCTCAGGCCCAGAAGCTGCCGCTCCTCGAGAACGCCGCCAATCAGCTGCGCAAAGTGCTCGACCCGACGCTCAAGCCCGCGCCCACCGACGAAGACACGAAAAAAGCACTGACGCGGGCGGCGAAGACGATCCGCAAAGCCGGCGTCGCCCCCAAGGCGCCGCCCGGCCTCGTCCGCTTCGCCGATTCGCTGGATGCGCTGGTCAAAGCGAGCCCCGAGATTCGCAAAGAGGCGCAGACCGCCGCGCTCTCCGACCTCGACCGCCTGCTCGGCGAGCTGCGCAAGGCGCTCGCCGTCCACGAGATCACGCCGGAGACGCTTCCCGCCGATCTCCGCGACGAATGGATTTCGGCCGATGGCCAGGTCCGCGTCGAGGTGACGCCCAAGGGCGACAGCAACGACCGCGAAGTGATGACGCGCTTCGCCGAGGCGGTGCAGACGCTCGCCCCCGACGCCGGCGGCCCGCCGGTGATCGTCGCCGAGGCCGGCAAAACCGTCGTCGACGCCTTTCTTCAGGCGGGCGTGCTCGCCTTCGTCGCCATTTTCCTGATTCTCGTCGTCGCGCTGCGCCGGGCGAGCGATGTCGCGCTCACGCTCGGGCCGCTGGTGCTCGCCGGAATCATGAGCCTAGAGGCCGCCGATCTCCTCGGCATATCGCTCAATTTCGCCAATATCATCGCCTTGCCGCTGATGTTCGGCGTCGGCGTCGCCTTCCACATCTATTATGTGATCGCCTGGCGCAAAGGCGTCTCCGACATGCTCGCCTCTAGCCTGACGCGGGCGATCTTCTTCAGCGCGCTGACCACTGGCACCGCCTTCGGCAGCCTGTTCCTGTCGAGCCATCCGGGAACCGCCAGCATGGGCGCGCTGCTGGCCATCTCCTTGTTTTTCACGCTGCTCGCGGCCTTCATCATCGTGCCGGCCTTCCTCGGCCCGCCGCGGCGCGAGCAAGAGGAGGAGACGCAGACGGAAGGCGTGGGCGCCTCCGCGCAGCCGGCTTCGCCTGTGCAGCCGTCCCGCGGCGTGATAGGATCCTGA
- a CDS encoding DUF1674 domain-containing protein → MKEAEKRPDDAAPERAPPPPEALRALAEAEARRDAREMVSPARELGGRGGLDPARYGDWESKGIASDF, encoded by the coding sequence ATGAAGGAAGCGGAAAAACGCCCGGACGACGCCGCGCCAGAGCGCGCCCCGCCGCCGCCAGAAGCCCTGCGCGCGCTCGCGGAGGCCGAGGCGCGCCGCGACGCCCGCGAGATGGTCTCGCCGGCGCGCGAGCTCGGCGGCCGCGGCGGACTCGATCCCGCTCGCTACGGCGACTGGGAAAGCAAAGGAATAGCCAGCGATTTTTGA
- a CDS encoding RsmB/NOP family class I SAM-dependent RNA methyltransferase yields the protein MTDHKPFPAKAKARAGFVPADSVRELEAAQIPGLQARIAAANVIADVAQGGHRLDERFSPQAVPSRLAGMEARDAALARSIACVGVRRLGLIRHVLAVLLEKGLPKQAARLEWPLVAAAAQILFLDTPDHAAVDLAVRAVRLEPKTAPFAGVVNGVLRNLIRRREEFLGGDALELDTPAWLAQRWIKAYGEAQARAIAAIHMQEPPIDLTVKSDAEGWARRLDGIVLPTGSVRLRARTPIVELEGYADGEWWVQDAAAALPARLLAVEPEERVLDMCAAPGGKTAQLALARAEVTALDRSAERLKLLAANLQRLRLHADVAVGDAAAYVAARPFDAILLDAPCSATGTIRRHPDVPWIKKPGDLDSLVALQSRMLERAAVLLRPGGRLVYCTCSLEPEEGEAQIAGFLRRHPEMRRAPIDAETDAVPAEFVTAEGDLRTLPPYWPNEDPRLAGLDGFFAARLVRRD from the coding sequence ATGACCGACCATAAACCATTCCCGGCCAAGGCCAAGGCGCGGGCCGGCTTCGTTCCCGCCGACTCCGTCAGGGAGCTGGAGGCGGCGCAGATCCCCGGCCTCCAGGCGCGCATCGCCGCGGCCAATGTGATCGCGGACGTCGCGCAAGGCGGCCATCGGCTTGACGAACGCTTTTCGCCGCAAGCGGTTCCGTCCCGGCTCGCGGGCATGGAGGCGCGCGACGCCGCGCTCGCCCGCTCGATCGCCTGCGTCGGCGTGCGCCGTCTCGGCTTGATCCGTCATGTGCTGGCGGTTCTCCTCGAGAAGGGGCTGCCCAAGCAGGCGGCGCGGCTCGAATGGCCGCTCGTCGCCGCGGCCGCGCAAATTCTCTTTCTGGACACGCCCGACCACGCGGCCGTCGACCTCGCCGTTCGCGCGGTCAGGCTGGAGCCGAAGACGGCGCCCTTCGCCGGCGTCGTCAATGGCGTGCTGCGCAATCTGATCCGCCGCCGCGAGGAGTTTCTGGGCGGGGATGCGCTGGAGCTCGACACGCCCGCTTGGCTCGCGCAGCGCTGGATCAAGGCCTATGGCGAGGCGCAGGCGCGCGCCATTGCGGCGATCCATATGCAGGAGCCGCCGATCGACCTCACGGTGAAATCGGACGCCGAAGGTTGGGCGCGGCGCCTCGACGGAATCGTGCTGCCGACGGGCTCGGTGCGGTTGCGCGCGCGCACGCCGATCGTCGAGCTCGAGGGCTATGCGGACGGCGAATGGTGGGTGCAGGACGCCGCCGCCGCTCTGCCGGCGCGCCTCCTCGCCGTCGAGCCGGAGGAGCGCGTCCTCGACATGTGCGCCGCCCCCGGCGGCAAGACCGCGCAACTCGCCCTCGCGCGCGCGGAGGTGACGGCGCTCGACCGCTCGGCCGAGCGGCTGAAGCTGCTCGCCGCCAATCTCCAGAGGCTCCGCCTGCACGCCGATGTGGCGGTGGGCGACGCCGCCGCCTATGTGGCCGCGCGCCCCTTCGACGCCATTCTGCTCGACGCGCCCTGCTCGGCGACGGGGACCATCCGCCGTCATCCCGACGTGCCCTGGATCAAGAAGCCGGGCGATCTCGACTCCCTCGTCGCGCTGCAGTCCCGCATGCTCGAGCGCGCCGCCGTCCTGCTGCGGCCGGGCGGGCGTCTCGTCTATTGCACCTGCTCGCTGGAGCCGGAGGAGGGCGAAGCGCAGATCGCGGGCTTTCTGCGCCGCCATCCGGAGATGCGACGCGCGCCGATCGACGCGGAGACGGACGCCGTTCCGGCCGAATTCGTCACGGCGGAAGGCGATCTGCGCACGCTGCCGCCCTATTGGCCCAATGAGGATCCGCGCCTCGCCGGGCTCGATGGTTTCTTCGCCGCGCGACTCGTGCGGCGAGACTGA
- a CDS encoding heparinase II/III family protein codes for MRFARAAARSVVSFARAVQGPYYVVQAMGVRAPERLYIAPQDIRTADPTVADEIYAGYFSFDGKVVETNGRSPFAITPPSPGWRRSLAGFSWLRHLRAADRALARANARALVDEYLRTRADFIDDPALEPRVVARRTLSWLAQSPILLEGADQEFYERFMRALARNIRFLLRAMASERRASDRLLCAVALAAYGVCADAGRKYEMRATGLLDAELSRQILPDGGHIGRNPETPVELLLDLLPLRQAYAARGRRPPERLLASIGAMISFLRVLKHGDGALALFNGMGYAPPDRLATILAHADASGAPMLDAPHSGYRRLQAGEAIVIVDAGAPPPPLFSFAAHAGCLSFEFSIGVERIVVNCGAPPAGAEALRRVARSTAAHSTLVVEDRSTCRIEARPGRSRPGERIVAGPALVKAARRSTASSHDLELAHDGYVREFGLVHERTLALAHDGSQLLGDDRLVALRHGARAENFVLRFHLHPNVRVMGANDRKVLLSSGGVDLVFEANAAVAVEESVFFAGAAAARKSAQIVVYGRGVKDAHLRWSFSRVEEG; via the coding sequence ATGAGATTCGCGCGCGCCGCAGCGCGCAGCGTCGTCTCTTTCGCGCGCGCGGTGCAGGGGCCTTATTATGTCGTGCAGGCGATGGGGGTGCGCGCGCCGGAGCGGCTCTATATCGCGCCGCAGGACATTCGCACCGCCGATCCGACCGTCGCCGATGAAATCTACGCCGGCTATTTCTCCTTCGACGGCAAGGTCGTCGAGACCAATGGGCGTTCGCCTTTCGCCATAACGCCGCCGTCTCCGGGGTGGCGGCGCTCGCTCGCGGGATTTTCCTGGCTGCGCCATTTGCGCGCCGCCGACCGCGCCCTGGCGCGCGCCAATGCGCGCGCGCTCGTCGACGAATATTTGCGCACGCGCGCCGATTTCATCGACGATCCCGCGCTCGAGCCGCGCGTCGTCGCGCGCCGCACTCTGTCCTGGCTCGCGCAATCGCCGATCCTGCTCGAGGGCGCCGATCAGGAGTTCTATGAGCGTTTCATGCGGGCGCTGGCCCGCAACATCCGCTTCCTGCTGCGCGCCATGGCCTCGGAGCGACGCGCCTCCGATCGGCTGCTCTGCGCCGTCGCGCTCGCCGCCTATGGGGTCTGCGCCGACGCCGGCCGCAAATACGAGATGCGCGCGACCGGCCTTCTCGACGCCGAGCTATCGCGGCAGATTCTGCCGGACGGCGGCCATATCGGCCGCAATCCGGAGACGCCGGTCGAATTGCTGCTCGATCTCCTGCCGCTGCGCCAGGCCTATGCCGCGCGTGGGCGCCGGCCGCCGGAGCGGCTGCTCGCCTCGATCGGCGCGATGATCTCCTTTTTGCGCGTGCTGAAGCATGGCGACGGCGCGCTGGCGCTGTTCAACGGCATGGGCTACGCGCCGCCGGACCGGCTGGCGACGATCCTCGCTCATGCCGACGCCTCCGGCGCGCCAATGCTAGACGCGCCGCATTCCGGCTATCGGCGACTGCAGGCGGGCGAGGCGATCGTCATCGTCGACGCCGGCGCGCCGCCGCCGCCGCTCTTCTCCTTCGCGGCCCATGCCGGATGCCTGTCCTTCGAGTTTTCGATCGGCGTCGAGCGCATCGTCGTCAATTGCGGCGCGCCGCCCGCCGGCGCCGAGGCTCTACGCCGCGTCGCGCGCTCGACGGCGGCGCATTCCACGCTCGTCGTCGAGGATCGCTCCACCTGCCGCATAGAGGCGCGGCCGGGTCGCAGCCGGCCGGGGGAGCGCATCGTCGCCGGCCCCGCGCTGGTGAAGGCGGCGCGGCGCTCCACCGCCTCGAGCCATGATCTCGAGCTCGCCCATGACGGCTATGTTCGCGAATTCGGCCTCGTCCACGAGCGCACTCTGGCGCTGGCGCATGACGGCTCGCAGCTCCTCGGCGACGACAGGCTCGTCGCGCTGCGCCACGGCGCGCGCGCCGAGAATTTCGTGCTGCGATTCCATCTGCATCCCAATGTGCGGGTGATGGGGGCGAATGATCGCAAGGTGCTGCTTTCGAGCGGCGGCGTCGATCTCGTCTTCGAGGCCAACGCCGCTGTGGCGGTGGAGGAGAGCGTCTTCTTCGCCGGCGCGGCCGCGGCGCGGAAAAGCGCGCAGATCGTGGTGTATGGGCGCGGCGTGAAGGACGCGCATCTGCGGTGGTCGTTTTCGCGGGTGGAGGAGGGGTGA
- a CDS encoding toll/interleukin-1 receptor domain-containing protein — MRAFLSHSSANKNFVGEVFSLLGAAIAEYDERTFSVGGFNTEVIREAIGRSNLFVIFATRQSIDSGFVNYEINIANEYLASRRIRQILTFCLDGVKPNDLPESVQLVSAVRRAVSSGTAARLIRSLLIELQISISQIPTPYLGREAITADIKRRLAAPDEHTPIAIAFSGMDGIGRRTLASPYYSRCLPRGTKSSSNNRNRTKF; from the coding sequence ATGCGCGCATTTCTTTCACACAGCAGTGCAAATAAAAATTTCGTGGGGGAAGTCTTTTCCTTGCTTGGCGCTGCTATCGCCGAGTATGATGAAAGGACGTTCTCGGTAGGAGGGTTTAACACTGAGGTAATACGTGAAGCAATTGGGCGCAGCAACTTGTTCGTTATATTTGCAACTAGGCAAAGTATCGATTCCGGTTTTGTTAATTATGAAATCAATATTGCAAATGAATATCTCGCATCTCGGCGTATCCGACAAATTCTAACGTTCTGTCTCGATGGGGTGAAGCCAAATGATCTGCCTGAATCTGTGCAGCTTGTTTCGGCTGTTAGACGAGCGGTAAGCTCTGGAACTGCCGCGCGACTAATCAGATCACTTCTGATAGAGTTGCAAATCTCTATCTCCCAAATTCCAACTCCCTATTTAGGTCGGGAAGCAATTACAGCCGATATCAAGAGGCGATTAGCAGCTCCGGACGAACATACGCCAATCGCCATTGCTTTCAGCGGAATGGATGGTATCGGCCGCCGAACGCTCGCTAGCCCATATTATTCCCGATGTTTACCCAGGGGCACCAAAAGTTCATCCAACAATCGTAATAGAACCAAATTTTGA